CGGCTTTTGAGCGTGTAATTAATACGCCAACCCGTGGCATTGGCGACCGCACTTTAGATATATTGCGTAACTTAACACGCGAACGCCAAATTACCTTATGGCAAGCAGTACAAGTCGCAACACAAGAAAATATGTTGGCTGGACGAGCCTCAACAGCCTTATTACGTTTCCAAGAATTAATTAATTCATTACAACTTGATACAGCAGAAATGCCGCTTTTCGCACAAACTGATTTTGTGATTAAACATTCGGGTTTATATGAAATGTATCAACAAGAAAAAGGCGAAAAAGGCGAAGTGCGTATTGAAAACTTGGAAGAGTTAGTCAGTGCAACCCGTGAATTTATCAAACCTGATAATGCAGAAGAAATGACCGAACTCACCGCCTTTTTAACGCACGCTTCCTTAGAAGCTGGCGAAGAACAAGCCTCTCCGCATCAATCTTGTGTAGAAATGATGACGTTACACTCCGCTAAAGGCCTAGAATTTCCTCGTGTGTTTATGGTCGGCGTAGAAGAAGGATTATTCCCAAGTTTCCGTTCTTTTGAAGAACCTGGGCGTTTAGAAGAAGAACGTCGTTTAGCTTACGTCGGTATTACTCGCGCGAAGAAAAAACTGACCATCTCTTATGCGGAAAGCCGTCGGTTATATGCAAAAGAAGAACGCCATTTACCATCACGTTTTATCGCAGAATTACCGAGAGAATGTATCCAAGAAATTCGTTTACGAGGGACTGTCACGCGTGCAATGAATCTAACAAAAGTCGGTTCATTGTCGAATACCAGTGCGGTCGAAAATGAATGGAAAATGGGTCAAAAAGTCAAACATGAAAAATTCGGTTTTGGCACAGTCATTAATGTCGAAGGATCAGATAACAATACTCGCCTCCAAATTGCCTTCCAAGCACAAGGCATTAAATGGCTTATTGCACATTTGGCAAAACTGGAAAAAGTACGGTAGAATCCAAGAGAGTTTTACTTCTACCGATTAATTTCTTTGAAAAGTGCGGTGAATTTTTACCGCACTTTTATTATCTACGAGTGATGGAATGTTTAAATTTGTATTCAAACGAATCTTAATGGTGATCCCTACTTTTATTGCCATTACTTTTATTACCTTTGCCCTTGTGCGTTTTATTCCCGGTGATCCTGTGGAAATTATGATGGGGGAACGTGGCTTAACGGCAGAAGTACATCAACAAATGCTGCACCAATTGGGTTTAGATTTACCTCTTTATCAGCAATATTTCCACTATATTGGCAATGTAATTCAAGGGGATTTCGGTGCATCGTTCCGCACTCAACAACCTGTTCTTAGTGAATTTTTTACGCTTTTTCCTGCTACCGCTGAATTAGCATTTTTTGCGTTATTTTGGTCATTATTAGGCGGCGTTATTTTAGGCACAATTGCCGCAGTAAAAAAAGACAGTTGGATTTCTCACACGGTTACAGTAGCATCGCTCACAGGTTATTCTATGCCAATTTTCTGGTGGGGTTTAATTTTAATTTTATATGTTTCGCCACAACTTGGTTTACCGCAAGGCGGACGTTTAGATAATGAATTTTGGATCGATACACCAACAGGATTTATGCTTATTGATAGCTGGCTTTCAGGTGTTTCTGGTGCTTTTGAAAATGCAGTGAAATCTCTAATTCTTCCTGCCATCGTATTAGGCACAGTTCCTCTTGCCATTATTACTCGTATGACACGCTCTGCGATGTTGGAAGTATTAGGCGAAGATTACATTCGCACGGCAAAAGCAAAAGGTTTAAGCTATACTCGAATTGTTATTGTTCACGCATTGCGTAATGCGTTAATTCCTGTTGTTACTGTAGTGGGATTAATTGTAGGTCAATTGCTTTCTGGTGCAGTTCTCACCGAAACCATTTTCTCTTGGCCAGGAATTGGAAAATGGATTATTGATGCTATTCAAGCCCGTGATTATCCAGTATTACAAGGTTCTGTACTGATTATTGCGACGATTATTATTGTGGTGAATTTAACCGTCGATTTACTTTACGGTGTGGTCAATCCGCGTATCCGTCATTAATTGTAGGAGAAATTATGTCTGACACGCCTTCAACTTTCGCGCCGAAAACGCCCTTGCAAGAATTTTGGTTTTACTTTAAACAAAATCGTGGTGCGCTAATTGGCTTAATCTTTATTTTACTGGTTGCCTTAATCAGCATTCTCGCGCCTTATATTGCGCCTTTTGATCCAACAGAGCAAAATCGTACCGCACTTTTACTGCCTCCCGCTTGGTATGAGGGCGGCAATCCTGCCTATTTACTCGGCACAGATGATATTGGGCGAGATATTCTTTCGCGCATCATTT
The Haemophilus influenzae DNA segment above includes these coding regions:
- a CDS encoding ABC transporter permease subunit gives rise to the protein MFKFVFKRILMVIPTFIAITFITFALVRFIPGDPVEIMMGERGLTAEVHQQMLHQLGLDLPLYQQYFHYIGNVIQGDFGASFRTQQPVLSEFFTLFPATAELAFFALFWSLLGGVILGTIAAVKKDSWISHTVTVASLTGYSMPIFWWGLILILYVSPQLGLPQGGRLDNEFWIDTPTGFMLIDSWLSGVSGAFENAVKSLILPAIVLGTVPLAIITRMTRSAMLEVLGEDYIRTAKAKGLSYTRIVIVHALRNALIPVVTVVGLIVGQLLSGAVLTETIFSWPGIGKWIIDAIQARDYPVLQGSVLIIATIIIVVNLTVDLLYGVVNPRIRH